Proteins from a genomic interval of Stenotrophomonas sp. 24(2023):
- a CDS encoding DUF4349 domain-containing protein: MRAVLMPGLRAGLLAAVVVVAGCAKGVPPAAGLPAPMAAIKQGKDQFLAYEHEARVELEGSRIGPRLQALAEACQKARFGDCTLLDMNEGDYTPRPGTVRHEAQIRVRLAPAGVAPFIALAGSDGRIANRSTQAEDLAVAVADTRRTQDRLQREYEKLSALQQRADVKVADLLAISQRMSEIESGLEAANRDAAQQRRRIDTQLVTVKLEPPSAESGRSEIGEALRDFSGVFTTSVAFVIRAVAALIPVGGVLALLGWGARALWRRRRRA, encoded by the coding sequence ATGAGGGCGGTGCTGATGCCGGGGCTGCGCGCAGGCCTGCTGGCAGCGGTGGTGGTGGTGGCCGGCTGCGCCAAAGGCGTGCCGCCCGCCGCCGGCCTGCCGGCGCCGATGGCGGCGATCAAGCAGGGCAAGGACCAGTTCCTGGCCTATGAACACGAGGCGCGCGTGGAACTGGAGGGCAGCCGCATCGGCCCGCGCCTGCAGGCCCTGGCCGAGGCCTGCCAGAAGGCACGGTTCGGCGACTGCACGTTGCTGGACATGAATGAAGGGGATTACACGCCCCGCCCGGGCACCGTGCGCCACGAAGCGCAGATCCGGGTCCGGCTTGCCCCTGCGGGCGTGGCGCCGTTCATCGCGTTGGCCGGCAGCGATGGGCGCATCGCCAACCGGTCCACGCAGGCCGAAGACCTGGCCGTGGCGGTGGCCGACACCCGCCGCACGCAGGACCGCCTGCAGCGCGAATATGAAAAGCTGTCGGCCCTGCAGCAGCGCGCGGACGTGAAGGTGGCCGACCTGCTGGCCATTTCGCAGCGCATGTCGGAAATCGAATCCGGCCTGGAAGCGGCCAACCGCGATGCAGCCCAGCAGCGCCGGCGCATCGATACCCAGCTGGTGACGGTGAAGCTGGAACCGCCATCGGCCGAAAGCGGCCGCAGCGAGATCGGTGAGGCGCTGCGTGATTTCAGTGGGGTGTTCACCACCAGCGTGGCCTTCGTCATCCGTGCCGTGGCGGCGCTGATTCCGGTCGGTGGGGTGCTGGCGTTGCTGGGCTGGGGTGCCCGCGCGCTGTGGCGGCGCCGGCGTCGGGCATGA
- a CDS encoding DMT family transporter, whose translation MNAVPHAQERDWRTPLELTLLGAIWGCSFLFMRVAVPSFGPFALVEVRLVLGALVLMPFLWRARAQFPARRWLWLAPIGLINSGLPFVLFAYSAEQAPAAIGAICNAMTVLFAALIAFLFFGEKIGMRRAGALLVGFAGVVVLATAKVSGLSIGMAVVAGAAASLLYGLGVNLVKRHMTGLPSAAAAAATLGCASLWMLPLAITHWPQAAVPGKAWAAAIALGVACTGLAFLMFYRLIGRIGPSRASTVTYVIPLFGAAFAWLFLDEPVTVQMVLAGALILGSVAVSQKG comes from the coding sequence ATGAACGCGGTGCCACACGCGCAGGAGCGCGACTGGCGCACGCCGCTGGAACTGACCCTGCTGGGCGCCATCTGGGGCTGTTCGTTCCTGTTCATGCGCGTGGCGGTGCCCTCGTTCGGCCCGTTCGCCCTGGTGGAGGTGCGGCTGGTGCTGGGCGCGCTGGTCCTGATGCCCTTCCTGTGGCGTGCCCGCGCCCAGTTTCCGGCGCGCCGCTGGCTGTGGCTGGCACCGATCGGGCTGATCAATTCCGGCCTGCCCTTCGTGCTGTTCGCCTATTCGGCCGAACAGGCCCCGGCCGCCATCGGTGCCATCTGCAATGCGATGACCGTGCTGTTCGCCGCGTTGATCGCTTTCCTGTTCTTTGGCGAGAAGATCGGCATGCGCCGCGCCGGCGCGCTGCTGGTCGGCTTTGCCGGGGTGGTGGTGCTGGCCACGGCCAAGGTGTCCGGGCTGAGCATCGGCATGGCGGTGGTGGCCGGTGCGGCGGCATCGTTGCTGTACGGCCTGGGCGTGAACCTGGTCAAGCGGCACATGACCGGCCTGCCATCGGCCGCGGCGGCGGCCGCCACGCTGGGTTGCGCTTCGTTGTGGATGCTGCCGCTGGCCATCACCCACTGGCCGCAGGCGGCGGTGCCGGGCAAGGCCTGGGCCGCAGCGATCGCGCTGGGCGTGGCCTGCACCGGGCTGGCGTTCCTGATGTTCTACCGCCTGATCGGCCGCATCGGCCCCTCGCGCGCCTCGACGGTGACCTACGTGATCCCGCTGTTCGGCGCGGCCTTCGCCTGGCTGTTCCTGGACGAGCCGGTGACCGTGCAGATGGTGCTGGCCGGCGCGTTGATCCTGGGCAGCGTGGCGGTCAGCCAGAAGGGGTGA
- a CDS encoding PadR family transcriptional regulator: MSEDDIHLKKFQKELSAGTVSLALLAVLARAGEPLYGYLIAKELERVGEGVLSGKQSALYPVLRNLEGAGLLESHVEPSSSGPPRRYYRINERGRQVLVQWRQAWQATRDSVDSVLEGVPQ, translated from the coding sequence ATGTCCGAAGACGACATCCACCTGAAGAAGTTCCAGAAGGAACTCAGCGCCGGAACGGTATCGCTGGCCCTGCTGGCAGTGCTGGCGCGGGCGGGGGAGCCGCTGTATGGCTACCTCATCGCCAAGGAACTGGAGCGCGTGGGTGAGGGCGTGCTGAGCGGCAAGCAGAGCGCGCTGTACCCGGTGCTGCGCAACCTGGAAGGCGCCGGCCTGCTGGAAAGCCATGTCGAGCCGTCCAGCAGCGGACCGCCGCGGCGCTATTACCGCATCAATGAACGCGGCCGCCAGGTGCTGGTGCAGTGGCGCCAGGCCTGGCAGGCCACCCGCGATTCCGTCGATTCCGTGTTGGAGGGGGTACCGCAATGA
- a CDS encoding GFA family protein produces the protein MQYEGSCHCGRIAFTVEAEAPIHDVLDCNCSLCRRRGGLLWFAPRSAFHLATDAADVGTYQFHQHHIDHHYCRACGIAPYSEAVDPRSGQPMVAVNVRCLPAVDLATLSVTAFDGASR, from the coding sequence ATGCAGTACGAAGGAAGCTGCCATTGCGGCAGGATCGCATTCACGGTGGAGGCCGAAGCGCCCATCCACGACGTGCTGGACTGCAACTGTTCGCTGTGCCGGCGCCGCGGCGGCCTGCTGTGGTTCGCGCCCCGCAGCGCCTTCCACCTGGCCACCGATGCGGCGGACGTGGGCACCTACCAGTTCCACCAGCACCACATCGACCACCACTACTGCCGCGCCTGTGGCATCGCCCCATACAGCGAGGCGGTCGATCCACGCAGTGGCCAGCCGATGGTGGCGGTGAACGTGCGGTGCCTGCCGGCGGTGGATCTGGCCACGCTGTCGGTGACGGCGTTCGATGGTGCCAGCCGATGA
- a CDS encoding sensor domain-containing protein, producing the protein MNDPSPAGTALPTTIPQYLAQLRTALEGADPAMVQDALYDAEEYLRSELAAQPGRSEAEVIADVAGSYGAPDEVAEIYRATEITVNRALRTPRADTGPVLRAAAEASGVAPAAPPPAPVPRSLLARFFGVMADPHSYGALFYMLLSLATGIFFFTWVVTGLSLSLGLLILIIGVPLTVLFFGSVRGLALLEGRLVEALLGERMPRRPRYTDRSRTWLQRIGDMFTDGRTWLTLLYFVLMLPLGTVYFSIAVTLLSLSLGFLWAPVAALFSGGIPGLYIDGVNVLPGAVSPLFGLLVAAVGAVLLVLTMHLARGVGKLHAQIAKHLLVRL; encoded by the coding sequence ATGAACGACCCGAGCCCGGCAGGCACCGCCCTGCCCACCACCATTCCGCAGTACCTGGCACAGCTGCGCACGGCACTGGAGGGCGCCGACCCGGCCATGGTGCAGGATGCCCTGTACGACGCCGAGGAATACCTGCGCTCGGAACTGGCCGCGCAGCCGGGCCGCAGCGAGGCGGAGGTGATCGCCGATGTCGCCGGCAGCTATGGCGCGCCCGATGAAGTGGCCGAGATCTACCGTGCAACCGAGATCACGGTGAACCGGGCGCTGCGCACGCCGCGTGCCGATACCGGGCCTGTCCTGCGCGCCGCCGCCGAGGCCAGCGGGGTTGCCCCGGCCGCGCCGCCGCCGGCACCGGTGCCGCGTTCGCTGCTGGCGCGCTTCTTCGGCGTGATGGCCGATCCGCACAGCTACGGCGCGCTGTTCTACATGCTGCTGTCGCTGGCCACGGGCATCTTCTTCTTCACCTGGGTGGTGACCGGCCTGTCGCTGTCGCTGGGCCTGCTGATCCTGATCATCGGCGTGCCGCTGACGGTGCTGTTCTTCGGCTCGGTGCGCGGGCTGGCACTGCTGGAAGGGCGCCTGGTGGAAGCGCTGCTGGGTGAGCGCATGCCACGCCGGCCGCGCTATACCGACCGCAGCCGGACCTGGTTGCAGCGCATCGGCGACATGTTCACCGACGGCCGTACCTGGCTGACCCTGCTGTACTTCGTGCTGATGCTGCCGCTGGGCACCGTCTACTTCTCCATCGCAGTGACGCTGCTGTCGCTGTCGCTGGGCTTCCTGTGGGCACCGGTGGCAGCACTGTTCAGTGGGGGTATCCCCGGGCTGTACATCGACGGCGTGAACGTTCTGCCGGGGGCGGTGTCACCGCTGTTCGGGCTGCTGGTGGCCGCAGTGGGGGCGGTGCTGCTGGTGCTGACGATGCATCTGGCGCGCGGGGTCGGCAAGCTGCATGCGCAGATCGCCAAGCACCTGCTGGTGCGGCTGTAA
- a CDS encoding peptidylprolyl isomerase, translating to MPHRHRPALTALALACLLPVLASAATPYRSPQQILAASIDADWRTPDPQNLLYMDLPAGRVIIELAPQFAPRHAANIQTFAHEHFWDGTSIYRSQDNFVVQFGDADADDAAKARPFGSAARKLPAEFERASAGLKVSVLPDHDGWAPQTGFVDGFPVGQDPKTGKAWLAHCYGALGAGRNNEEDSSIGAELYVVTGQSPRQLDRNITVVGRVLKGMELLSAIPRGPAPMGFYTDPALRTPIVSIRRASDVPVAERTPIQVLRTESKTFAATVEARRNRVDDFYKRPAGHIDLCNIPVPVR from the coding sequence ATGCCGCACCGTCATCGTCCTGCCCTGACCGCCCTCGCCCTGGCCTGCCTGCTGCCTGTACTGGCCAGCGCCGCCACGCCCTACCGCAGCCCGCAGCAGATCCTGGCCGCGTCCATCGACGCCGACTGGCGCACCCCGGACCCGCAGAACCTGCTGTACATGGACCTGCCGGCCGGTCGGGTGATCATCGAACTGGCGCCGCAGTTCGCCCCGCGCCATGCCGCCAACATCCAGACCTTCGCCCACGAGCACTTCTGGGACGGCACCAGCATCTACCGCTCGCAGGACAACTTCGTGGTGCAGTTCGGCGATGCCGACGCCGATGACGCGGCCAAGGCCCGGCCGTTCGGCAGCGCCGCGCGCAAGCTGCCGGCCGAGTTCGAGCGGGCCAGCGCCGGCCTGAAGGTGAGCGTGCTGCCCGACCACGATGGCTGGGCACCGCAGACCGGGTTCGTGGACGGCTTCCCGGTCGGCCAGGATCCGAAGACCGGCAAGGCCTGGCTGGCGCACTGCTATGGCGCGCTGGGCGCGGGCCGCAACAACGAGGAAGACAGCAGCATCGGTGCCGAACTGTATGTGGTGACCGGCCAGTCGCCGCGCCAGCTGGACCGCAACATCACCGTGGTCGGCCGCGTGCTGAAGGGCATGGAACTGCTCAGCGCGATTCCACGCGGGCCGGCACCGATGGGGTTCTATACCGACCCGGCGCTGCGCACGCCGATCGTATCGATCCGGCGCGCCAGCGATGTGCCGGTGGCCGAGCGCACACCGATCCAGGTGCTGCGTACCGAGTCCAAGACGTTCGCCGCTACGGTCGAGGCACGGCGCAACCGGGTGGATGATTTCTACAAGCGTCCGGCCGGGCATATCGACCTGTGCAACATTCCGGTGCCGGTGCGGTAA
- a CDS encoding LysR substrate-binding domain-containing protein, with protein MLLRPSLLPALGVFAVAARHANFAQAAQELNLTASAVSHHVRRLEEVLDTRLFLRHARGVRLTAEGRQLADAASAAFADVAAVAHHLQPDAESVPLRVATLRSLSYCWLVPRLPRFQQRHPHIHIELHTGSGLDRYDENGPQVGIRYGMGQWPGLHAQHLMDDELFPVASPSLPGVEALQDPAGISELPLLADLSPQGWRDWFRHARLRAPSPLPQAHTFSDSTDAMRAAVYGMGAVLARTHIAQPYLQRYEVVRLPGPAMKARYAYYVVHAEDQPPGPAARLFIDWLLEQAQDDRAPVPALPASLLGRPPTSP; from the coding sequence ATGTTGCTACGCCCTTCCCTGCTGCCGGCGCTGGGGGTATTCGCCGTCGCCGCCCGCCACGCGAACTTCGCCCAGGCCGCGCAGGAGCTGAACCTGACCGCCAGTGCGGTCAGCCACCACGTGCGCCGCCTGGAAGAGGTGCTCGACACGCGCCTGTTCCTGCGCCACGCCCGTGGCGTGCGCTTGACCGCCGAGGGCCGCCAGTTGGCCGATGCGGCCAGTGCGGCCTTCGCCGATGTCGCCGCAGTGGCCCACCACCTGCAGCCCGATGCGGAAAGCGTGCCGCTGCGCGTGGCCACCCTGCGCTCGCTGTCGTACTGCTGGCTGGTGCCCCGCCTGCCACGGTTCCAGCAGCGGCATCCGCACATACACATCGAACTGCATACCGGCAGCGGGCTGGACCGCTATGACGAGAACGGGCCGCAGGTCGGCATCCGCTACGGCATGGGCCAGTGGCCGGGCCTGCATGCACAGCACCTGATGGATGACGAACTGTTCCCGGTCGCCTCGCCCTCGCTGCCGGGTGTGGAAGCCCTGCAGGATCCGGCCGGCATCAGCGAACTGCCGCTGCTGGCCGACCTGTCGCCGCAGGGCTGGCGCGACTGGTTCCGCCATGCGCGCCTGCGCGCGCCTTCGCCGTTGCCGCAGGCCCACACGTTCTCCGACAGTACCGACGCCATGCGCGCAGCGGTGTACGGCATGGGCGCTGTGCTGGCGCGCACGCACATCGCCCAGCCCTACCTGCAGCGCTACGAAGTAGTGCGCTTGCCGGGGCCGGCGATGAAGGCGCGCTACGCCTATTACGTGGTGCATGCCGAAGACCAGCCGCCCGGCCCGGCGGCACGGCTGTTCATCGACTGGCTGCTGGAGCAGGCGCAGGACGATCGCGCGCCGGTGCCGGCGCTGCCGGCCAGCCTGCTCGGACGCCCGCCGACATCGCCGTGA